One part of the Leclercia sp. LSNIH1 genome encodes these proteins:
- the flhE gene encoding flagellar protein FlhE, whose protein sequence is MRKLLWLLALPLMAQAAGEGAWQASSIGLTLAHRGVAASSRPLSAQQPVSGLMTLVAWRYELNGPTPAGLRVRLCSQTRCTELDGASGTTHAFNNVPAVEPLRFIWEVPGGGRLIPALKVQRNEVIVNYR, encoded by the coding sequence ATGCGTAAATTACTCTGGTTACTGGCCCTGCCGCTGATGGCGCAGGCCGCAGGGGAGGGGGCATGGCAGGCCAGCAGTATCGGCCTGACCCTTGCCCACCGTGGCGTGGCGGCTTCGTCACGCCCACTGTCGGCGCAGCAGCCGGTATCGGGCCTGATGACTCTGGTGGCCTGGCGCTATGAGCTGAATGGCCCGACCCCCGCCGGGCTGCGGGTGCGGCTCTGTTCCCAGACGCGCTGTACCGAACTGGATGGGGCCAGCGGCACGACCCATGCGTTCAACAACGTGCCCGCCGTCGAGCCGCTGCGCTTTATCTGGGAAGTCCCCGGCGGTGGTCGCCTCATCCCGGCCCTGAAGGTCCAGCGTAACGAAGTGATTGTGAACTACCGCTAA
- the flhA gene encoding flagellar biosynthesis protein FlhA, producing the protein MANLVAMLRLPGNLKSTQWQILAGPILILLILSMMVLPLPAFILDLLFTFNIALSIMVLLVAMFTQRTLEFAAFPTILLFTTLLRLALNVASTRIILMEGHTGGAAAGKVVEAFGHFLVGGNFAIGIVVFIILVIINFMVITKGAGRIAEVGARFVLDGMPGKQMAIDADLNAGLIGEDEAKKRRAEVTQEADFYGSMDGASKFVRGDAIAGILIMVINVIGGLLVGVLQHGMAMGQAAESYTLLTIGDGLVAQIPALVISTAAGVIVTRVATDQDVGEQMVGQLFNNPNVLMLSAAVLGLLGMVPGMPNFVFLLFTAALLGLAWWLRGREAKPKSEPAPVKMPENTQAVEATWNDVQLEDSLGMEVGYRLIPMVDFQQDGELLGRIRSIRKKFAQDMGFLPPVVHIRDNMDLPPARYRILMKGVEIGSGDAYPGRWLAINPGTAAGTLPGEQTIDPAFGLAAIWIESALKEQAQIQGYTVVEASTVVATHLNHLIGQFSAELFGRQEAQQLLDRVTQEMPKLTEDLVPGVLTLTTLHKVLQNLLDEKVPIRDMRTILETLAEHAPLQNDPHELTAVVRVALGRAITQQWFPGTGEVQVIGLDTPLERLLLQALQGGGGLEPGLADRLLAQTQEALQRQEMLGAPPVLLVNHALRPLLSRFLRRSLSQLVVLSNMELSDNRHIRMTATIGGQ; encoded by the coding sequence ATGGCTAATCTGGTGGCAATGTTGCGCCTCCCCGGCAACCTGAAATCGACTCAATGGCAGATCCTTGCCGGGCCGATCCTCATCCTGCTAATCCTGTCGATGATGGTGTTGCCGCTGCCGGCATTCATCCTCGACCTGCTTTTCACTTTCAACATTGCGCTCTCCATTATGGTGCTGCTGGTGGCGATGTTCACCCAGCGCACCCTGGAGTTCGCCGCGTTTCCGACCATCCTGCTCTTCACCACGCTGCTGCGTCTGGCGCTGAACGTCGCCTCCACCCGTATCATTCTGATGGAAGGGCATACCGGCGGCGCGGCGGCAGGTAAGGTGGTTGAGGCCTTTGGCCACTTCCTGGTCGGCGGCAACTTCGCCATCGGGATCGTGGTGTTTATCATCCTCGTGATCATCAACTTCATGGTTATCACCAAAGGTGCGGGGCGTATCGCAGAAGTTGGCGCGCGTTTCGTCCTGGACGGGATGCCGGGTAAACAGATGGCAATTGACGCCGATCTTAACGCCGGTCTGATTGGCGAAGATGAAGCGAAAAAACGCCGTGCCGAAGTGACCCAGGAAGCGGACTTCTACGGCTCGATGGATGGTGCGAGTAAGTTCGTTCGCGGCGATGCCATTGCCGGTATTCTGATCATGGTGATCAACGTGATCGGCGGCCTGCTGGTGGGCGTGCTGCAACACGGAATGGCTATGGGCCAGGCAGCAGAGAGCTACACGCTGCTGACCATTGGTGACGGTCTGGTCGCCCAGATCCCGGCGCTGGTGATCTCCACCGCAGCCGGTGTGATCGTAACCCGCGTCGCCACCGATCAGGACGTCGGCGAGCAGATGGTCGGGCAGCTGTTCAACAACCCGAACGTGCTGATGCTCTCTGCCGCGGTACTTGGCCTGCTGGGCATGGTGCCGGGAATGCCGAACTTCGTCTTCCTGCTGTTCACCGCCGCACTGCTGGGGCTGGCCTGGTGGCTACGCGGACGCGAAGCCAAACCGAAGAGTGAGCCTGCTCCGGTGAAAATGCCGGAAAACACCCAGGCGGTGGAAGCCACCTGGAACGACGTCCAGCTGGAAGATTCGCTGGGCATGGAAGTGGGCTACCGCCTGATCCCGATGGTCGATTTCCAGCAGGATGGTGAACTGCTGGGACGTATCCGCAGTATTCGTAAAAAATTCGCCCAGGACATGGGCTTCCTGCCGCCGGTGGTGCATATCCGCGACAACATGGATCTGCCTCCTGCGCGCTATCGCATTCTGATGAAAGGGGTGGAGATCGGCAGCGGAGATGCCTATCCGGGGCGCTGGCTGGCCATTAACCCTGGCACCGCGGCGGGTACGCTGCCGGGTGAACAAACTATCGATCCGGCCTTTGGCCTGGCCGCCATCTGGATCGAAAGTGCCCTGAAAGAGCAGGCGCAGATCCAGGGCTATACCGTGGTGGAAGCCAGTACCGTCGTGGCAACTCATCTTAACCACCTGATTGGTCAGTTCTCCGCAGAGCTGTTCGGCCGCCAGGAGGCGCAGCAGCTGCTGGATCGCGTCACTCAGGAGATGCCGAAGCTCACCGAAGATCTGGTGCCGGGTGTCCTGACCCTGACCACGCTGCACAAGGTGCTGCAAAATCTGCTCGACGAGAAAGTGCCGATCCGCGATATGCGCACCATTCTGGAGACTCTGGCCGAGCATGCACCGCTGCAGAACGATCCGCACGAGCTGACGGCGGTGGTGCGCGTGGCGTTAGGCCGCGCCATCACTCAGCAGTGGTTCCCGGGTACCGGCGAGGTGCAGGTCATTGGACTCGACACGCCGCTTGAGCGTCTGCTGCTGCAGGCGTTGCAGGGCGGCGGCGGGCTGGAGCCGGGGCTGGCGGATCGTCTGCTGGCGCAAACCCAGGAGGCGTTGCAGCGTCAGGAGATGCTGGGGGCGCCACCGGTGCTGCTGGTGAATCACGCCCTGCGTCCGCTGCTCTCGCGCTTCCTGCGCCGCAGCCTGTCGCAGCTGGTCGTGCTGTCGAATATGGAACTGTCGGACAACCGCCATATCCGCATGACCGCCACCATCGGAGGCCAGTAA
- the flhB gene encoding flagellar biosynthesis protein FlhB: protein MAEESDDKTEAPTPHRLEKAREDGQIPRSRELTSLLILLVGVCIIWIGGESLARRLAGMLSAGLRFDHSMVNDPNLILSQIILLIKSAMVALLPLITGVVLVAIVSPVMLGGLVFSGKSLQFKFSKLNPLPGIARMFSAQTAAELLKALMKATLMGSVAGFFIWHNWPEMMRLISESPFTAMRNALNLVGLCSLLVVLSIIPMVGFDVFFQIYSHIKKLRMSRQDIRDEHKQMEGDPHVKGRIRQMQRAAARRRMMEDVPKADVIVTNPTHYSVALQYDENKMSAPKVVAKGAGLIALRIREIGNENRIPMLEAPPLARALYRHAEIGQQIPGQLYAAVAEVLAWVWQLKRWRLAGGQRPVKPENLPVPAALDFMNEKDSDG, encoded by the coding sequence GTGGCAGAAGAAAGCGACGACAAAACAGAAGCCCCCACACCCCACCGACTTGAAAAAGCGCGTGAGGACGGGCAAATACCCCGATCCCGAGAACTCACCTCGCTGCTGATTTTATTGGTTGGCGTGTGCATTATCTGGATAGGCGGGGAGTCCCTTGCCCGCAGACTGGCCGGCATGCTCTCGGCCGGGTTGCGCTTCGATCACAGCATGGTCAACGACCCTAACCTGATCCTCAGCCAGATTATCTTGCTGATCAAAAGCGCGATGGTCGCGCTGCTGCCGTTAATCACCGGCGTAGTGCTGGTGGCTATCGTATCGCCGGTGATGCTGGGCGGGCTGGTGTTCAGCGGGAAATCGCTGCAGTTTAAATTCTCCAAGCTGAACCCCTTGCCTGGTATCGCGAGAATGTTCTCCGCGCAGACCGCCGCCGAACTGCTAAAGGCGTTGATGAAAGCGACGCTGATGGGCAGCGTGGCGGGATTTTTTATCTGGCATAACTGGCCGGAGATGATGCGCCTGATCAGCGAGTCGCCGTTCACCGCCATGCGCAACGCGCTCAATCTGGTGGGGCTCTGTTCGCTGCTGGTGGTGCTCTCGATTATCCCGATGGTCGGATTTGACGTCTTCTTCCAGATCTACAGCCACATTAAAAAACTGCGCATGTCCCGCCAGGACATCCGGGATGAACATAAGCAGATGGAAGGTGACCCGCACGTCAAAGGGCGTATTCGCCAGATGCAGCGTGCCGCCGCACGTCGCCGGATGATGGAAGATGTACCGAAAGCGGATGTGATTGTTACCAACCCAACCCACTACTCCGTTGCGCTGCAATATGACGAAAACAAAATGAGCGCGCCTAAAGTGGTGGCGAAAGGGGCGGGGCTTATCGCGCTGCGCATCCGCGAAATTGGTAATGAAAACCGTATCCCGATGCTGGAAGCGCCGCCACTGGCGCGTGCGCTCTACCGGCATGCGGAAATAGGACAACAGATCCCGGGCCAGCTCTATGCCGCAGTCGCGGAAGTGCTGGCGTGGGTATGGCAGTTGAAACGCTGGCGTCTTGCCGGTGGTCAACGGCCTGTCAAACCTGAGAATCTCCCGGTGCCTGCCGCGCTGGATTTTATGAACGAGAAGGACTCTGATGGCTAA
- the cheZ gene encoding protein phosphatase CheZ: MMQPSIKPTDEHSPGDIIARIGSLTRMLRDSLRELGLDQAIAEAAEAIPDARDRLDYVVQMTAQAAERALNSVEASQPHQDEMEKGAKALTKRWDEWFENPIELSDARELVTDTRHYLKAVPDHTSFTNAQLLDIMMAQDFQDLTGQVIKRMMDVIQEIERQLLMVLLENMPEPSARPQRENESLLNGPQLDTTKAGVVASQDQVDDLLDSLGF; encoded by the coding sequence ATGATGCAGCCTTCGATTAAACCTACGGATGAGCATTCACCCGGCGACATAATTGCCCGCATCGGCAGCCTGACGCGTATGTTGCGCGACAGCCTGCGTGAGCTGGGCCTGGATCAGGCGATTGCGGAAGCGGCGGAAGCGATTCCCGATGCCCGCGACCGTCTGGATTATGTTGTACAGATGACTGCCCAGGCGGCAGAGCGTGCGCTGAACAGTGTTGAAGCGTCACAGCCGCATCAGGACGAGATGGAAAAGGGCGCAAAAGCGCTGACCAAACGCTGGGACGAATGGTTCGAAAATCCGATCGAACTCTCCGACGCCCGCGAACTGGTGACCGATACTCGTCACTACCTGAAAGCGGTGCCGGACCATACCAGCTTCACTAATGCCCAGCTGCTGGACATCATGATGGCGCAGGATTTCCAGGACCTTACGGGTCAGGTGATCAAGCGCATGATGGACGTGATCCAGGAGATTGAGCGTCAGCTGTTAATGGTGCTGCTGGAGAACATGCCGGAACCTTCCGCACGTCCACAACGCGAAAACGAAAGCCTGCTGAATGGCCCCCAGCTCGACACCACCAAAGCCGGTGTCGTGGCAAGCCAGGACCAGGTGGACGACCTGCTGGACAGCTTAGGGTTCTGA
- the cheY gene encoding chemotaxis response regulator CheY, producing the protein MADKELKFLVVDDFSTMRRIVRNLLKELGFNNVEEAEDGVDALNKLNAGGFGFVISDWNMPNMDGLELLKTIRANAAMASMPVLMVTAEAKKENIIAAAQAGASGYVVKPFTAATLEEKLGKIFEKLGM; encoded by the coding sequence ATGGCGGACAAAGAGCTCAAGTTTTTGGTTGTGGATGACTTTTCCACCATGCGTCGCATCGTGCGCAACCTGCTTAAAGAGCTGGGTTTTAATAACGTAGAAGAAGCAGAAGACGGCGTTGATGCGCTGAACAAACTGAATGCCGGCGGCTTTGGTTTTGTTATTTCCGACTGGAACATGCCGAACATGGATGGTCTGGAACTGCTGAAAACCATTCGTGCGAATGCCGCGATGGCCTCTATGCCTGTGTTGATGGTGACGGCTGAAGCGAAGAAAGAGAACATCATTGCTGCGGCACAGGCTGGCGCAAGCGGATATGTGGTGAAGCCATTCACCGCGGCAACCCTGGAAGAAAAACTCGGTAAGATCTTCGAGAAACTCGGCATGTGA
- a CDS encoding protein-glutamate methylesterase/protein-glutamine glutaminase — protein sequence MSKIRVLSVDDSALMRQIMTEIINSHSDMEMVATAPDPLVARDLIKKYNPDVLTLDVEMPRMDGIDFLEKLMRLRPMPVVMVSSLTGKGSEITLRALELGAVDFVTKPQLGIREGMLAYSEMIAEKIRTAARARVATHKPLAAPATLKAGPLLSSEKLLVIGASTGGTEAIRHVLQPLPLSSPGILITQHMPPGFTRSFAERLNKLCQISVKEAEDGERVLPGHAYIAPGDKHMELARSGANYQIKIHDGPPVNRHRPSVDVLFHSVAKHAGRNAVGVILTGMGNDGAAGMLAMHQAGAWTIAQNEASCVVFGMPREAINMVGVSEVVDLSQVSQQMLAKISAGQAIRI from the coding sequence ATGAGTAAAATCAGGGTCTTGTCAGTTGATGATTCAGCGTTAATGCGCCAGATCATGACTGAGATTATCAACAGCCACAGCGACATGGAGATGGTGGCGACGGCCCCCGATCCGTTGGTAGCCCGGGATTTAATTAAAAAATATAACCCCGACGTGCTGACCCTGGATGTCGAAATGCCGCGCATGGACGGCATCGACTTCCTCGAAAAGTTAATGCGTCTGCGGCCGATGCCGGTGGTGATGGTCTCTTCACTGACCGGAAAAGGGTCCGAAATTACCCTGCGGGCGCTGGAGCTGGGGGCGGTGGATTTCGTCACCAAACCGCAGCTTGGCATTCGCGAGGGGATGCTGGCGTACAGCGAGATGATCGCGGAAAAAATTCGTACCGCGGCAAGGGCGCGGGTTGCTACGCATAAGCCGCTGGCGGCCCCGGCCACCCTGAAAGCCGGTCCGCTGCTGAGCTCGGAAAAGCTGCTGGTTATCGGCGCCTCTACCGGCGGAACAGAGGCAATTCGTCATGTACTCCAGCCATTGCCGCTTTCAAGCCCAGGTATTCTGATCACTCAACATATGCCGCCAGGCTTTACCCGCTCGTTTGCGGAGCGTCTGAACAAGCTGTGTCAGATTAGCGTGAAAGAGGCGGAGGATGGCGAACGCGTTCTGCCGGGGCATGCCTATATCGCCCCGGGCGACAAGCATATGGAGCTGGCGCGCAGCGGCGCTAACTATCAAATCAAAATTCATGACGGGCCGCCGGTTAACCGGCACCGTCCGTCGGTGGATGTGCTGTTTCATTCGGTGGCGAAACACGCGGGGCGCAACGCCGTTGGGGTGATCCTGACGGGGATGGGCAACGATGGCGCCGCCGGAATGCTGGCGATGCACCAGGCTGGCGCCTGGACCATCGCGCAGAATGAAGCAAGTTGTGTGGTGTTCGGCATGCCGCGCGAGGCCATCAATATGGTTGGCGTCAGCGAAGTGGTCGATCTTAGTCAGGTTAGTCAGCAGATGCTGGCGAAAATCAGTGCCGGACAGGCAATACGTATTTAA
- the cheR gene encoding protein-glutamate O-methyltransferase CheR encodes MTSPLPSGQSSLLLQMTQRLALSDAHFRRICQLIYQRAGIVLADHKRDMVYNRLVRRLRTLGLDDFGRYLGMLEANPNSAEWQAFINSLTTNLTAFFREAHHFPVLAEHARRRSGGEYRVWSAAASTGEEPYSLAITLADTLGTAPGRWKVIASDIDTEVLQKAQSGIYRQEELKTLSPQQLQRYFMRGTGPHEGLVRVRSELANAVEFSMVNLLEKQYNVAGPFDAIFCRNVMIYFDKTTQQEILRRFVPLLKPDGLLFAGHSENFSNLVREFSLRGQTVYALSKDKA; translated from the coding sequence ATGACATCACCACTGCCCTCAGGGCAATCGTCATTATTGTTACAGATGACACAGCGCCTCGCGCTGTCCGACGCGCATTTCCGTCGGATATGTCAATTAATCTACCAGCGCGCGGGGATTGTGCTGGCCGATCACAAGCGGGACATGGTCTACAACCGCCTTGTGCGTCGCCTGCGCACGCTCGGACTGGATGATTTTGGTCGCTATCTGGGGATGCTGGAAGCAAATCCAAACAGCGCGGAATGGCAGGCGTTTATCAACTCCCTGACCACCAACCTGACCGCCTTTTTCCGGGAAGCACACCACTTCCCGGTGCTGGCGGAGCATGCCCGCCGCCGCAGCGGCGGCGAATATCGCGTCTGGAGCGCGGCGGCGTCGACAGGGGAAGAGCCTTACTCGCTCGCCATCACCCTGGCCGACACGCTGGGTACCGCCCCGGGCCGCTGGAAGGTGATCGCCAGCGATATAGATACCGAGGTGCTGCAAAAAGCACAGAGCGGGATCTATCGCCAGGAGGAGCTAAAAACGCTGTCACCCCAGCAGCTTCAGCGCTACTTCATGCGTGGCACCGGTCCGCACGAAGGGCTGGTGCGGGTGCGTAGCGAACTGGCAAATGCGGTGGAGTTCTCCATGGTCAACCTGCTGGAGAAGCAGTACAACGTGGCGGGGCCTTTTGACGCCATTTTCTGTCGTAACGTGATGATCTATTTCGACAAAACGACGCAGCAGGAGATCCTGCGCCGCTTTGTTCCGTTGCTCAAACCTGACGGTTTACTGTTTGCCGGGCACTCGGAGAACTTCAGCAATCTTGTGCGCGAGTTTAGCCTGCGTGGCCAGACGGTATATGCGCTGAGTAAGGATAAAGCATGA
- the tap gene encoding methyl-accepting chemotaxis protein IV, whose product MLNRIRISTTLFLILILCGVLQVGSNGLSFWAFRDGYQNLQEMQGSNQQRELLTQSRAVLLQASTALNKAGTLTALSYPPDDIKALMVTARGSLKQADGLFKTFSGQAAISAKDAELKKAMQGAFSQWYGDLEHQATWLENNQLSDFLTAPVQESQAAFDASTDAWQQEINNFVQAAGNDSRNSYHMSGVIFATMIVLAVLLTSAALFWSRKMIVQPLAIISSHFDSIAKGDLARPVAVYGKNEISAIFASLKAMQGSLRETVSEVRQGSYAMHTGIAEIAEGNNDLSSRTEQQAASLAQTAASMEQLTATVGQNADNARQASGLAKSAAQTAKKGGDQASHVANTMNEIAASSQKIGDIISVIDGIAFQTNILALNAAVEAARAGEQGRGFAVVAGEVRNLASRSANAAKEIKVLIEESVSRVQQGSALVDTAAKTMTEIVSSVTRVNDIMGEIASASDEQRRGIEQVAQAVSQMDQVTQQNAALVEEAAAATDQLAGQADHLTSLVAVFNVNERVETVTEVGRSQAVPVGT is encoded by the coding sequence ATGTTAAATCGTATTCGTATCTCGACCACCCTGTTTTTGATTTTGATTCTCTGTGGGGTGTTGCAGGTTGGCAGTAACGGCTTGTCATTTTGGGCTTTTCGCGATGGTTATCAAAATTTACAGGAGATGCAGGGCAGTAATCAGCAGCGTGAGCTGCTTACCCAGAGTCGGGCAGTCTTGTTGCAGGCCAGCACGGCGCTGAATAAAGCGGGCACCTTAACCGCCCTGAGCTATCCGCCCGATGACATTAAGGCGCTGATGGTGACCGCACGCGGTAGCCTGAAGCAGGCTGATGGCCTGTTCAAAACCTTTAGCGGCCAGGCGGCGATTAGCGCCAAGGACGCAGAGCTGAAAAAAGCGATGCAGGGTGCGTTCAGCCAGTGGTATGGCGATCTGGAGCATCAGGCGACGTGGCTTGAGAACAACCAGCTGTCAGATTTTCTGACCGCACCAGTGCAGGAATCGCAGGCGGCATTTGACGCCAGCACCGACGCCTGGCAGCAGGAGATCAATAACTTTGTGCAGGCGGCGGGGAATGACAGCCGCAACAGCTACCACATGTCCGGCGTGATTTTCGCCACCATGATTGTGCTGGCGGTGTTGCTGACCAGCGCCGCGCTGTTCTGGTCGCGCAAGATGATTGTCCAGCCGCTGGCAATTATCAGCAGCCATTTCGACAGCATTGCCAAAGGCGATCTGGCGCGGCCGGTGGCGGTATACGGCAAAAATGAAATTTCTGCCATTTTCGCCAGCCTGAAGGCGATGCAGGGCTCGCTGCGTGAAACGGTATCGGAGGTGCGTCAGGGCAGTTACGCCATGCACACCGGGATCGCCGAAATTGCCGAGGGCAATAACGATCTCTCTTCGCGCACCGAGCAGCAGGCGGCATCGCTGGCGCAAACGGCAGCCAGCATGGAGCAGTTAACCGCCACCGTCGGGCAGAACGCCGACAACGCCCGCCAGGCCTCTGGTCTGGCAAAGAGCGCGGCGCAGACGGCGAAGAAGGGGGGCGATCAGGCATCCCACGTGGCGAACACCATGAATGAGATCGCCGCCAGTTCGCAAAAGATTGGCGACATCATCAGCGTGATCGATGGCATCGCGTTCCAGACCAATATTCTGGCGCTGAACGCCGCGGTCGAAGCCGCCCGCGCGGGTGAGCAAGGGCGTGGCTTTGCGGTGGTGGCCGGCGAGGTCCGTAACCTGGCGAGCCGCAGCGCCAACGCGGCGAAAGAGATTAAGGTGCTGATTGAAGAGTCGGTGTCCCGCGTTCAGCAGGGTTCGGCGCTGGTGGATACGGCGGCGAAAACCATGACCGAGATCGTCAGCTCGGTCACCCGGGTTAACGACATTATGGGCGAAATCGCCTCCGCATCCGATGAACAGCGCCGCGGTATTGAGCAGGTGGCGCAGGCGGTAAGTCAGATGGATCAGGTGACTCAGCAGAACGCCGCGCTGGTGGAAGAGGCCGCGGCAGCCACCGATCAGTTAGCCGGCCAGGCGGATCACCTTACCTCGCTGGTGGCAGTATTTAATGTGAATGAACGTGTTGAAACAGTTACAGAAGTCGGGCGGTCGCAGGCCGTACCAGTCGGAACCTGA
- the tar gene encoding methyl-accepting chemotaxis protein II encodes MLNRMRVVTMLMLVLAVFALLQLVSGSLFFSSIKANQDSFAVSNAFRVQQSEITSTWDYLLQTRINLSRASARMVTDPAKPQTELMNSARTTLAEADKHFKAYSAIPPQPSMEQVSQTINEAYRDYAAALTELIQFLDNGNMEAYFAQATQSKQNALGTALRDYVSASDARNQAAFNASVKDYTFAKWQMGILALALAIVLVGVWYGIRHTLLNPLNRVIDHIRHIASGDLTQSLTITGRSEITQLAISVDHMQRSLSETVANVRQGSEAIYTGTSEIAMGNNDLSSRTEQQASALEETAASMEQLTATVKQNADNARQASQLANSASETAQRGGKVVDGVVKTMHDIAGSSKKIADIISVIDGIAFQTNILALNAAVEAARAGEQGRGFAVVAGEVRNLASRSANAAKEIKALIEDSVARVDTGSVLVESAGETMNDIVNAVTRVTDIMGEIASASDEQSRGIDQVALAVSEMDRVTQQNASLVQESAAAAAQLEEQASRLKMAVSAFRLNSGPASTVSSRVSPQPAAPVNAPAYVRAVATGKDENWETF; translated from the coding sequence ATGTTGAACCGTATGCGCGTTGTGACAATGCTGATGTTGGTGCTGGCTGTCTTCGCTCTGCTGCAGCTCGTTTCCGGCAGTCTCTTTTTCTCTTCCATTAAAGCCAACCAGGACAGTTTCGCGGTTTCTAACGCGTTCCGGGTTCAACAAAGTGAAATCACCTCCACCTGGGATTACCTGCTGCAAACGCGCATCAACCTGAGCCGCGCCTCCGCACGTATGGTGACCGATCCCGCTAAGCCGCAAACGGAACTGATGAACAGCGCCCGCACTACGCTGGCGGAAGCGGATAAACACTTCAAAGCTTACAGCGCCATCCCTCCACAGCCTTCGATGGAGCAGGTGAGCCAGACCATCAATGAGGCATACCGGGACTATGCAGCGGCGCTCACTGAACTGATCCAGTTCCTTGATAACGGCAACATGGAGGCCTATTTCGCCCAGGCAACCCAGTCAAAACAGAACGCGCTGGGGACCGCTCTGCGGGATTACGTTTCCGCGTCCGACGCGCGTAACCAGGCGGCGTTTAATGCCAGCGTGAAGGATTACACCTTCGCCAAATGGCAGATGGGGATCCTGGCCCTGGCGCTGGCGATCGTACTGGTGGGGGTCTGGTACGGCATTCGCCATACCCTGCTTAACCCGTTAAACCGTGTCATCGACCATATCCGTCACATTGCCAGCGGCGATCTGACCCAGTCCCTGACCATCACCGGGCGCAGCGAAATCACCCAGCTGGCCATCAGCGTTGACCACATGCAGCGCTCGCTGAGCGAGACGGTGGCGAACGTGCGTCAGGGCTCGGAGGCCATCTACACCGGCACCAGCGAAATCGCAATGGGTAACAACGACCTCTCCTCCCGTACCGAGCAACAGGCGTCGGCGCTGGAAGAGACCGCGGCCAGCATGGAGCAGCTCACCGCCACCGTGAAACAGAATGCGGATAACGCCCGCCAGGCCTCACAGCTGGCGAACAGCGCCTCTGAAACCGCACAGCGCGGCGGCAAGGTGGTGGATGGCGTGGTGAAAACCATGCACGACATCGCCGGGAGCTCGAAGAAGATCGCCGACATTATCAGCGTGATCGACGGTATCGCCTTCCAGACCAATATCCTGGCGCTGAACGCCGCGGTAGAAGCGGCGCGTGCCGGTGAGCAGGGGCGCGGCTTTGCGGTGGTCGCCGGTGAAGTGCGTAACCTTGCCAGCCGCAGCGCCAACGCGGCGAAAGAGATCAAAGCTCTGATTGAAGACTCTGTCGCGCGCGTCGACACCGGCTCAGTGCTGGTGGAGAGCGCGGGCGAAACCATGAATGACATCGTGAATGCCGTTACCCGCGTCACGGACATTATGGGGGAAATTGCCTCCGCTTCCGATGAGCAGAGCCGTGGTATCGACCAGGTGGCCCTGGCGGTATCGGAAATGGATCGCGTCACACAACAAAACGCCTCGCTGGTTCAGGAGTCCGCAGCCGCTGCGGCGCAACTGGAAGAGCAGGCGAGCCGTCTGAAGATGGCCGTCTCGGCGTTTCGTCTTAACTCTGGACCTGCAAGCACGGTTTCATCGCGCGTCAGCCCGCAACCGGCCGCGCCGGTTAACGCACCGGCTTACGTACGCGCAGTGGCAACCGGGAAAGATGAGAATTGGGAAACATTTTGA